In Eriocheir sinensis breed Jianghai 21 chromosome 52, ASM2467909v1, whole genome shotgun sequence, one genomic interval encodes:
- the LOC126982856 gene encoding putative nuclease HARBI1 — MDILFGIPAVEILQEQHRQEEQLLEARVPRIVAKDRGNPFQCLSDEEFIDRYRLSKDATIDLIEEVRPRANVDRMGRGCGIPLHLKMLVTLRYLATGNFLLTIADNLDMSKASAGKCVREVAHLISYLAPTYIQFPRPEEAHHVAQRFYDIAGMPGVIGCVDGTHIPIQSPGGDDVEMYRCRKGFYSLNVQGICDSDLMFTSIVASWPGSVHDARVFENSNECYNLEQGNYNGLYLLGDSGYPCREYLLTPLLTPRNEKERNYNISHAKTRNCVERAFGVLKRRFACLSIPLRTKLTNSKQIVMACVVLHNIAVSKKIELIDDEVLPQEDIEMGDVEFEQVVGGNRVRDRIVQRWF; from the exons ATGGATATACTATTCG GCATACCTGCAGTAGAGATCCTGCAAGAACAACATCGCCAAGAGGAACAACTATTAGAAGCGAGGGTTCCGCGGATTGTAGCAAAAGATCGTGGGAACCCATTTCAGTGTTTGTCTGATGAGGAGTTCATTGATAGGTATCGCCTCTCCAAGGATGCCACCATAGACCTTATTGAAGAAGTGAGGCCACGTGCAAATGTTGACAGAATGGGCAGAG GATGTGGAATTCCACTGCACCTCAAAATGCTCGTCACTTTGAGATACCTGGCGACAGGGAATTTTCTTCTCACCATAGCTGATAACTTGGACATGTCAAAGGCATCAGCTGGCAAGTGTGTTAGAGAGGTTGCACACCTCATATCATACCTGGCACCCACCTACATTCAGTTTCCACGACCAGAGGAAGCACACCATGTGGCCCAACGGTTTTATGACATTGCTGGTATGCCAGGTGTAATTGGCTGTGTCGATGGAACCCACATCCCAATACAGAGTCCTGGTGGTGACGATGTTGAAATGTATCGATGCCGCAAAGGTTTTTATTCATTAAATGTCCAAGGCATATGTGATTCAGATTTGATGTTCACAAGTATTGTTGCAAGTTGGCCTGGAAGTGTTCATGATGCCAGAGTATTTGAAAATTCTAATGAGTGCTACAATTTAGAACAGGGTAATTATAATGGTTTGTATTTATTAGGAGACAGTGGTTATCCCTGTCGAGAATATTTATTAACTCCATTATTAACTccaaggaatgaaaaagaaagaaactacaACATTTCTCATGCTAAAACAAGAAACTGTGTGGAGAGAGCATTTGGTGTATTAAAAAGAAGATTTGCATGTTTAAGTATACCACTTCGCACCAAACTTACAAATTCCAAACAAATTGTGATGGCATGTGTGGTTCTGCACAATATTGCAGTGTCAAAAAAAATTGAACTTATAGATGATGAAGTTCTACCACAGGAAGACATAGAAATGGGAGATGTAGAATTTGAGCAAGTAGTGGGTGGTAACCGTGTAAGGGATAGAATAGTTCAAAGATGGTTCTAG